GATTCCTCCAGCGTTAAAAGTACCGCTGCCCTTGAGACTCCTGCCTGCTTTGCCCTCCTCCCCCTTGTGCTGCCTTTCTGGGGGCTTCAGTGTTTCCCCCACCCTCCTATGTGGGAGGTCAGGGCACGGCCTCTGCCAACCGTGACGTCCTCCTCGCTGCCCATTCCCCCAACCAGGTGGCCCTGCTGCAGCTGATGGGGACACCAGAGCTGACTGGGCAGGAGGACAGCCTGCAGATGCACCAGCTGAAGATGAAGTGAGTGCTGCCTCCCTGTGGGCTGACCGTGCTAGATTTGCGTAGGCATCCTTGGGCACCCAGCCCCAAACAGGCATGCCCCAGGGCTGGCAAGGTCAGACCCCAACCCTCTGGACCTGCACACAAGCCTTTGGCTGTGCATACCAGAACCTTCACCTGGTGACCTTAGATGCACTACCCACCTTCCCCCGGTGCATATGCCCTGCCGTTTCACACCAGACTCGCTGTGTATTTTCAGGACACAGCTGCATACCTCACACCCGTCGATCCTGCTCACATGGCTCCACTCGGAGCTTGGACATGGTTGCCCAGGCCCTACCAGGCACACACCTGCACATTCCCGCCTTTCGCCTCtcagacacacacatgtgcacacccactAGACATCTGCCACAGTCGCCCTGCACACCTTCCTGATGGCCCACACTCACCAAGATGACCTTTCCTCCTGCCACTCTGACCCACAGGACCACCCCTTCTCCCAGGCACCTAAATGATCCTCCCACTGCTAGTGCTGCTTGGAGGTTTGGCGGGAGGCAGGAGGGCCTGGGGCTTGCCACAGCCCCCTTGGAGCTGCACTGCGGCGGCTAATTCACCCCATCTGGGTTTTATTTATAGTTCCCATCCACTCTTGTAGGGTAATTAAAACCATGGAAGCAATCAGTGAGGTTCTCCAGGACCTCAGGTTTGATGCGGAATCTGCCGAGTGATGGTGGCTCCGCAGGGACAAGAGAGATGGAAAATGGGGCATATGGCGCCCTGCCCTGACCACCCAGCTGGCTGGGGTCACACCCCAACGGACCACTGACCCTCCTTGAGTTCACTTCACCTCTCATAATAAAGAACCTAAAGAATCTTCTGTCTGCATCTGCTCCACTATCTCTTGTGTGCTGGGGTGCTGGGGTGGGGTCCCACAAAGTCAGGGATGCTGGGTGCAAGAATCCCTCCCACCAACCCCTATTGCATAACTCTAGAAACTCTGGTGTTTTGAAGCCCACTCTCCAAGGAGTTTAGAACCAGATATTTCAGATCATGGAGAGAGCTGGAAATTCTGGGAGGTGAAGATTCCCATCCCAAAGGGTCATCAGGATTCCACGTGCCTTCCCTAAGCCCCACAGCCCCCCACCCTAGGCCACTCTAGCCCCGAACTCACCTTCACAATCAGGGCACCTAAATagttatgtttatttaaaaagattCCTTGGAGGGGGTTCTGGGTAGGGGGAGTAATAACCCTTCTTCACACTCAGCTCTTGCAAGCATTCTGGGAAGCAAAGccccccttcacacacacacaccccccactgGGGTGCACCTCACATGGAGGCCAGAGCTGTTGTGGCCCTCAGAGCTCGGAGTACTCGCCCCCGCTGCTGCTGACAGGGCTAGCGCACCCTGAGGGGAGGGTACAGAGATGGCCCCCAGTCTGGGGTGGCCCCTGGATCTCCATGCAGCAGGGAGGGCAGCCCCAGCCTCTAGAGCTTATCTGGCAGGACCTGCAGGCAGAGGGAAAGCCAGGCTTAGCAAGAAGCCTGGGAGGGGCCAGGACCACAGAGCAAATGAGGCCCAGGTCCTGGGCCCACCACTTTCAGCCAGCTGCCCTCGGTAGGCTGCTGCCCCTCTCTGGGCCCTGGTTTTCCTATCTGAGGAGTAATATCTATCCATCCCATGGGTTGTCCTGCAGAGAACACACGTGGCACAGGGCCAGTATGCAGTAGGTGCTCATACATGCTCCGCAGGTGGCTATGTGCATTCATTCCTGAGAATGATATTCCCTCTGGACACTTTGAAGGGTTCCGGGTGTTCTTACTTGGCTAAAGGCCACAGGgtcaggcacacagtaggtgttagGTAAATGCTgataaataaatgctggaggaaAGACTTGTACCTCAGCAACTCTAAGGCTGAGGATGGAGGGCCCACGGCCTGTGGTCACCAGGAGGGCTCTTGACTCCTGGCCTGCCCACCCACCTGGGGTCCCCCTTACCTCTCGCCGCGCCCCGTCTGCCCGAGGACAGGATCCCCTCGTCCTGTGCTtggaaggaaggaggcagtgTCTGAGGGCTGTGGGCCTACCTCCCATCCCCTTTACCCCCACCcggccccacccctccacccctctcCCAGGGGTCCCATTTTCCTACCTGGTTGCGGGTCTTATGTGACTTTTGCATCCAGGCTCGCCACTGGTCATAGAGGCGGAAGCTGAGGTTCGAGCAGTAAGCGTGCTTCTTGAGCCAGCCCAGAAACTGCTTGAGCTCGCGCCGCACCGGCCCCGAGCTCGGCTCGCCGCCCCGCGGCTCGCAAGCCCCGCCGCCCGGGCCCGGGCGCTCTAATGGGGTCGGAGCGGCAGCGTCAGGGCGCGGCCAGCAGAGGGCGCGCGCGGGCAGGAGAGGGAGGTTCCCTCGCGCGGCAGGACCGCGTTCTCCTCGGGGACCCCGCCCCCCGCGCCCGTCCCTGTTTCAGCGCGACCCGGTCCGCCCCACGGCCCGGCCCAGCACTGCAGCCCAGCTGCGCCCCCGAGGAgacagggggcagggggaggaaggggTTCCTCCTCCACATCTCCAGGCACCCTGAGCCAGGTGTATGTGAAAGCGGGGGAGTGAGGAGAAGGGCCAGGGCCAGAGGGATAAGCCGGAGCAGGAggcaggggaaaggagagagagacgcTGATGAGAAAGCTGGAGAGACCAAGGCAGACGTTAAGAGATGGAGGCAAAGAGAAACAGATACAGGGGGAGCGAAAGCCACGGGGGGCAGCCAAGGAGGTGCAGAGGGTGGAGAGATGGAGAGGGAGCCAGAACAGGAAGGGACAGAGACACTGGGGATGTAGGGACGCAGAAACCAAAAAAGGCAGAAAGACAGACACAGGGAAAGAGAGTGAGCGACAGATGAAAGGAGGTAGACAATTCGAAGTGACTCTGAGGGGAGGGACAGTCCCCAGGACAGGCCTGAGAGTACAGCCGGATGGATGGGGAGTGGGCCAGGAAGGCCAGGTGGGAGGCCGGCCTGTCCATCCAGCCGCCAGCCGCAGCCAGGCCTGAGCAGCCTGAGCGGGCCGGCGGATAAGGACATCGGCCTCACGTCATAAATAATGCCGGGGACCCGCTGACAGGCCCTGGCACAGCCCCGGCCCCCACTGCCCCTGGCGGCCTCCCCtggcctcccccagcctccccagcGGACGCAGCCGCCTGCTGGCTCCCGTGCAAGAATCGCAGGTGCTGGGCACGAGCAGGGGCCAAGGCTCAAGCCCCTCCTGGCTGTGCTAGTTCCCGCCCACCCCTGAACCTGGAGGGGCCCCGGATGGGGGCTGGGGAACTAGTTGGAGCCTTGCTCTGCCACTCCCTGACTCTGggaccctctctgggccttggtttccccatcatTCCAAGAGCGTGAGCCTGGACTTCGAGGGAACTGTGTTCAGATCCTTGTGTAACTTTGGGGGGCTGGGTGCACCTCTTGGGGGCTTGGGGTCCTCGTCTGAGAAAAGGGGGCCTCCCTTGGGTGAAACCATGGCAGGAGCAGGCGATAGGAGCCTCAGTAACTATTACTTGCAAACACTTGGGTGGCACCCACCATGAGGGCACTTTCCGTGGGTTCTCTCTCATCTAGCCCTCATAATAGCCTGAGGCAGGCATGACTGTGATCCCCACTTTCcagatgggaaagctgaggcCAGAAGTACCAAGCAAAATTTCATaccatttcacagaggagagaAGATGGCAAAGGGAATCAGACCCAGGCGTCTGATCATCTCATCCCCCTACCTTGATCTGAAGGGGAAACCAAAGCCTGTTGTAGGGAGAGTTGGCAGCCCACGGTCTTAGAGAAGCAAGGGTCTCAAGTTCACTTGCCCCTAGGCGCTAGGGAAGGGGTCCATGTGGGTGCAAGGGGCCAAGTGGGGATGACGCAACCAAAAGAGCAAGGGCCATGACTTGAGGGCAGCCTCTGCCGAGGAGGGCTGTGGAGTAACTCTGTCCTCTTACAGACAACTTTTTCTAGGGAATCTAGAGTATTGTGACTGTTTTTAAAAGTCTGCAAGTGGTTCAaacttccccccgcccccaaatgACAGGCTaagaaaatagattcaagggccacaattgcccccctccccccaaccgcAGGACCAAGAGTTTGAGACCTGGACTCTCCCAaaggaaataaggaaacagaggctccgGCCGTTTTGGAGCTGGTCTCAGGCTCACCCAGCCCCGCTGGGGTGCTCACCACTTCGGGGGGTGGAGGCAGCAGTGGGGTGGCTCCATTCGCTCCAGATCCCGGCCTTCTTGGAGCCGTAGATGCCGAAGGGGTTGCAGCGCACTTGCACGAAGTAGACGGTGCCCGGCTTCAGGCCTGCCAGGCGGCAGGAGGTCTGGTTGCTCACATCGTCCACCACCTGGGCGGCCAGCGCAGGGTCAGAGGCGGGGGCAGCGCGGcaagggatgggaggagggaggagccggccggggaggggcggggcaggcACCTTCCAGTCCACGCTGTCCTCCACTCGGTAGCGGATCTGGTACTTGGCTTGGAAGAGGAAGTCCTTGAGAGCAGGCGGTGAAACCCAGCGCACGCTCAGCTGGTCCTCCAGGCCCCCGACGCGGCTCACGTGCACGTCCGGCGGGGGGTCGGTGGTCACTAGGGGGCAGGGCAGGCCTTCGTCACCAGGATCTCTTTGGACCTGGCTGGCACCCTCTGGGTCCAAGTACCAGAGCACGCGGCTTAGATGGCACCTGCTTCCATTCTCCCTCCCCCGACTTGGGACGGGTGGATTATATTAGATAATATTCGGGTAACACTCAGCACCCAGAAGCACTCAATTAATGTTAGCTGTTATCACCACAATTATCTGTGACAGGAGAAACATAATCCTATCTTCAGGGAACTATGTAAAAAGCAGACCCTGCCTGGAtgatgatattattattattatgcccAGGAGTGCAGGGGGCCCTTAGGCTGCCAGAGCCCTGGGAAGCTCCCCTTGACACACCCCTCCACTGCCTACCTCCTGCTCCTTCCGATTTCAGCAAGGTGCAAGGGACAACTGGGACATGCCCACAGCCCCTTCAGGATTTGAGGAAATAAAGTGGGAAGCAAGAGGAGGGACTTGCTGCAAGCCTTCCAGGGATCCTTCAGGGAGTCCTTTGGGCCGCAGGAGGGCTGGCCTCTTCCCCTGAGGCCTTGGTGAGGGGCTGAAAGAGTTAAGGCACAGGCCTGCTCGGGGCTGAGAAACACCCTAATTAGATTAGGCCCAATTCTGCTCGCGGATCATCCActtcctgcctcctgcctgcaCCCCCTCTCAGCTCCAGGCTGCGGCTTCCTGGGGCGCCTCCCGACCTGGGcgccccctcccagctcccctggGCCCTCTCCCCGCACACCTGGGCTGCTGATGGGGGAGGCAGCCAGGCCAGGTGTTCTCCGCAGAGTAGGGGTATCCTGGTtgctgcagggggctggggaccaGTGGGTGGATGCCTCGCTCCTCCCATCCCCAACCAGCCTGGTCCCTGAGACCTCAGCTGAGCTGCAGCCGTGGCTGGGCCTTTGCAGGCGGTGGGGGAGGCCTGGAGGTGAGGGTTGCAGGTGGGCCACGCTGGCCTCTGTAGGGGGTGGGGCTCACCCACATCCAGAATGTCCAGCGTCAGCACGTCAGAGCGGGCTGAGCCCAGCCTGTTTGTGGCCTCCACCCAGATCTCATAGGGCGTGAAGAGAGCCAGGTCCTTGGGGATGTGGCAGGAATGAGGTCCCACCGTGTGGTACTCCTCACACGTGTTGTCCTGCCCGTACCACCTGCAGGGACAGGCAGGGAGGAGGACACGTGAGGGGCCCCCAGgcttccccagcccagcccagaagTGCAGACAGGACCCCAGAGCTCAGAGAGGGTGGCCCAGGCCACAGAGCTGGGCTGGGACATGTCACCCAAGGGCCACCACCAACCTCAGCTTGTACTTGAGGGAGTAGTTGGTGTGGAGGAAGGTTTCCCCGTGGGCCCCCGGCGTCCAGCGGCATGTCAGGTCCTTCATGTTCCTGGACCAGCAGCTGATGTTGAAGGGTTTCTCTGGGGGCACTGGGGGAGCGGGTATGGGGGCTGAGGTCTGGGCTGGCCACGGACAGGTGGAAGGGGGACTTGTTGGCTGCCAACGGGGGCCCCCCACCCTTGGAGCAGAAGGAGGATGGACAGAGTGGACGTAGGCAGTGCCACCTGCATAGCTCTCTTGAGAATGGTGTATGGGCACCTCCAGGATCTCATGCCCACCCGGGGGGCCCATGCCCCTCAACTTGTGCCAGTATACCCACTGTTCAGGCCAAGACTAGAGGGCCCATGATTCACACCCCTCTCCAGAGGGAGATGCTACCCCCAAGATCTGCCCCTGGGTGTCCACTTACGGCCAACATAGAGGCAGGAGCCGGCCAGGATGCTGCCATCGCGGGCGTGGCACACAAGGTTGTCCCCTGACTGCTGCCTGGATCCATTGAGGTTGGCCAGGGCGAGGGCCATAGTAGAGGCGTTGAGCATTCGGGAGAGCTCAGGGGGCAGGCGGCGTCCGTTGAGGGTCCAGTAGAGGCCCTCGGCGGTGGCCCCTGGGGTGTCCCCATGCACCGAGCACGTGGCCTGCAGGGAGGAGCCGATGAGGAGCGTGGGGTCCTGGGGACTGATCACAGCCGTGTCTGGGGTCAGAGAGGAACACCTGTCAGGGCTGGGATGGAGCTGCCCTGGGCCTTCCACCAGCCTAGGACCTCCAAGGCTCATGGCAGTCCTGCAAAGGAGCTGTTTATGATTGccgcccattttacagagaaggaaactgaggctcagtcagGTCAAATGACCAACCTAAGGTTGGTGGCAAAGCTGAGATTCAGCCCCAGGACTGTCTGATTCCACAATTCAGTCCTTCCAAGCCAGTTCCTTATTGACTTGCTCAGGGCTTTTTCTGATCGGTGACAAACCTCATTCAGATCCAAGGAACTCCTACTTTGCACACACTTCTGACAACCACTgcactctgctttttcttttttttcttttaaacttcattttattttttggcaattAGAAATAACAGATTTGTGTGTTCCTTCTTTGATATCTCTCAGAACCTCACACATAGTAGATGTCTCTAGGGGGAGGAAAGCACTTCCAAAAAGAGGTGCCCTACTAGAATCCTGCTGATTTTATGGATGGAAAAAAACAAGGCTCTGAGAGATCAAGGCCCTTGCCTATGGTCACCAAATAGAAGACAGGCACACTAAACCTGTATCCATGTCTCTAAAGTTCTGCTCTGCACCGCCACCAGAACTGAAGGTGGCTGTGGCAAGCTCTATGCTCCCAACCCTCATCCCAAAGATCTGGCCATTGTCATCATCCTCCCCCTCAACTCAGTTTTCctaatctgcaaaatgggaacaaGAAAGCTCACAGTCCTCAGGGCCATTGGAAAGATCAGATGGGAAGTGAGTGACTTCCTAAACTGGGTTGTGTGTGAACTGGGTTCTGAGCACAGGAACCTCGGGGAGGCCATGGTTGATGCCTTTCTTCCCGACTGCCACTGGGGCAGCCCATGGCTTCTCCTTCTGAAGATTAGAATCTAAAAGGAAACTGTCTTTATCCAGGAGGAAATCAAGGCACAGAACAGGGAGTAGGGTACCCAGTTCAAGTCCTAGATGTCGTtctaagcctcagtctccccatctgggAAATGGGCATCATGGTATTCACCACATGGGGTTGTTTGAGAAGAGTGAAAATTTTAAGGACAACTCTGTGGGACTTTTAAGCCAGGCTGACCTGGTTTCGAATGCCCTCAGCTCACTCTGGAAGTTGACCCAGTTTCTTTACGTCTCTGAGTCTTTGAGAAGCTCTCTCTCCACCAAGAGTGGTTGTAAGGattcatttgttcactcactAATTCAAGGAGCACCTACAATGCGTCAGGATCTGAGGGCACAATGGTCACCAAGACACTCAACATTCATGCTCTTGTGGGACTTGAGTCCAaggaatgtgaagtcgctcagttgtgtccgactctttgcgaccccgtggactgtagcccaccaggttcctccctccatgggattcttcaggcaagagtactggagtgggttgccatttccttctccaggggatcttcccgacccagggatcaaacccgggtctcccacagtccaggcagacgctttaacctctgagccaccagggaagcccagggagcaGCAGGAAAAAGCACTAGTATCTAAAAGAACAAACAAGGGAGAAAATAAAGCACGAATCAATGGTGGCAGCTAATTGACCCAAGAGGCCTGTCTGGGGAGGTGGCATTTGACCTGAGATGTGAATaaaatggaagtgttagtcgctcagtcatgtctgactctttgtgaccccatggactgcagcccgccaggctcctctgtccatgggattctccaggaaagaacattggagtgggctgccatccccttctccaggggatcttcctgacccagggatcaaacccgggtctcctgcattgcaggcagattctttactgtctgagccaccagggaagtgcatgaAATGAAAGAAGTAGCCATGACAATATATAGAAGAGGGTGTTCAGACAGTGGAGCAGCAAGTGCAAAGATCCCAGGGTACAGGTGGTAGGAAATGAGGTCAGCAGGGGCCAGACCTTCAGAGAGGAGTTCTTCCAGAGTTGAGCAGGGGAGggatttgtgttttaaaaggatCACCAGGCAGCTGTAACAGGGGACttcagaggggacagaggggcgGGGGGCAGACCAGCTTCCCTGGCAGCCAAGGACAGGGCAATCCCAGTCCCCTTGTAGGCCTCCTACATTCCAGCGGCTGCCCTGTGCTGGCCCCCAGCAGCTGCCCTGTGCTGGCTCCCCACTGCCCCACATGGGTGAGATGGGGTGGACGCAGTTCCGAGGCCGGCCCTGATGACTTTCCCGGGCAAACTTGGCTTGGAGGGCCATGTCTTGCTAGAGCCTGGGATCGCAGTTGCATTTGGGGCTTGGCCCAGGGCTCGCTGGAGGTCTCAGCGTCCGTGCGAAGGAGCCGGCTGAGCGGGCCAGAGCTGAGGAGGCGGgggcggccgggggcggggggccaGGGGGCCGCCCCGGAGGTCCCAGGCAGCCAGCCGCCCGCTAATTCGGAATTCCTTAGGCATGAACTCGGGCGTGCCAGCGTCTCTGCCCCGGCCCACCCACCGCTTCCTGCCTGGGCCCCCCCAGCAGGGTGGGAGGCACGGCCAGGCCTGCCCAGACCCCAGGCCCATCCTCAACCCTCAGGGGTGGGTCCCGCCCCTCCCgtcccccacccaccaccacagCCAGGGCAGAAAGGGGGCGCTCTGGGGGGTCCTGGCTGGAGGCGGGGGCAATGCCCCTCTGCCCCACCCGCCTGGCCTGGGCTGGTGTGGCCTGCCTGCCAGCAGCTGCAGCTGCCCTCCCGGGGCTGGGCGGGGGACGGGGCGAGAGGGCAAGGCCAGGCGGGCTTGGACAGGCCGGTCCCCCAACCCAAGCTCCAGCAGGAAAGGTCACAGGGAGGCCTTCTCCTCCTGAGGATGTGGGTGCCCATCTCAGCTGGAGCACCTGGGCAATTGGCTTGCTTTctcctgttctgtttcctcctccgtAAAATGGGAGGAAAATCCATTCTACCTGCTGGGGACATGAATGCGATGAGCTCATGATGTCGAGAGGGCCCAACACACTGAAGTGCAGAGGAGCTGTTGGGATCAGGGCCCCTCCCGGCTCTGGGGTCCTGGCTGGCTGGTGCACTCTCTCCAGTCCTCCACGAACAAAGCGCCAAGGCATTCAGCAGAACTGGGATGCATACATTCCAGCCCCGGCAAAGCAGCTGGGGACAGTCCACTGAGGTTGGGGGGGTGGTGCCTGGCCTAGTTTGGGGGCTTCCTAGAAGGCTCCCCAAGCAGATCCCTGGGCTAGGCTTTTGgacagcacccccaccccaccccacccccacccccatcccatgcTCCCTGCCTCCCCGCCCTTTCCCGCAGAGCTGGGgcctttaaaagttttttcctCTCCCCCTTCCCAATCTGGAGCCACTGCCGTTATTAAAAAGGAACACCATGTGTTTTAAAAGCGAAAAGTGTGAGATTCTCTGCAAGCAAGGCAGGAGGGTGGCCTCCATCCTGGGGTCCCCATCTCCTGTCCTGCTGGTACCTGCAGACACTTTACGACCTGCTCGCCTGCTGGTCAGGTGCTAAGACACACCGTAAGTAGAAACATATTGCTGAGGTGTGAGaatcttttatttaatttcttcccccttaaaggaaaaaacacaCGCACAACAATCCCACCACCACCTTTGCTTGTTGCTCTGCTGGATGGAAAACAAAGCCTGCCACTAAAGGTGGCATTCACGAGTGCTGCCCACTGCCTGGCAGAGCTGTCAGGAATCCGAGGAGGGCCTTGGGGCAGCCCCTCACCTGTCCAGGAGCCTTGGGCATGCTAGGCTTTCAGCAAGTGCCCCCAGGGCACGGGACCCTGAGCCTTCTGGAGGAGCACCGCAGGGAGCCTGCCAACAGCTCTGTGCAGTGTAGGTCCACCAGGGGAGAGGGACGTGCTCCTCCTGGTCGACTTGCGAGCCTGCATGGGGCCCTCGGGGTGACCGTGAACATCCAGGGCAGGCTGTGCCTTCGTGTGTGCCCTGTGTCGCCTCCCCCTTGGAAAGAGTGTGTGaccatgaat
The DNA window shown above is from Bos indicus x Bos taurus breed Angus x Brahman F1 hybrid chromosome 7, Bos_hybrid_MaternalHap_v2.0, whole genome shotgun sequence and carries:
- the CRLF1 gene encoding cytokine receptor-like factor 1, producing the protein MPAGRPGPAAQSARRPPPPLPLLLLCVLGAPRAGSGADTAVISPQDPTLLIGSSLQATCSVHGDTPGATAEGLYWTLNGRRLPPELSRMLNASTMALALANLNGSRQQSGDNLVCHARDGSILAGSCLYVGLPPEKPFNISCWSRNMKDLTCRWTPGAHGETFLHTNYSLKYKLRWYGQDNTCEEYHTVGPHSCHIPKDLALFTPYEIWVEATNRLGSARSDVLTLDILDVVTTDPPPDVHVSRVGGLEDQLSVRWVSPPALKDFLFQAKYQIRYRVEDSVDWKVVDDVSNQTSCRLAGLKPGTVYFVQVRCNPFGIYGSKKAGIWSEWSHPTAASTPRSERPGPGGGACEPRGGEPSSGPVRRELKQFLGWLKKHAYCSNLSFRLYDQWRAWMQKSHKTRNQDEGILSSGRRGAARGPAR